The following proteins are co-located in the Triticum aestivum cultivar Chinese Spring chromosome 1A, IWGSC CS RefSeq v2.1, whole genome shotgun sequence genome:
- the LOC123183300 gene encoding diacylglycerol O-acyltransferase 2D-like, whose protein sequence is MATRSHASYEPHSVLPIGVTTLANHVRFMPLPKLKVLASSAVFHTPFMRKIWTWIGLVAAMRKNFYSCLAAAYSCVVVPGGIQEILHTDHDSEVAFLNSRKRFVKIDMHVGCPLVLVVYFRQSKAYRWWRPGGKLFVNIAIAPKFTPIIFWGRYGTPIAFSTPMHLVVGRPIELKKNPLPTIDEINEVHGQFVGTLQELFEKYNMKARYPSLHLRVL, encoded by the exons ATGGCCACCcg gtcccatgcaagctaTGAACCACATTCTGTGCTGCCAATCGGCGTGACGACTTTGGCTAATCATGTCAGGTTTATGCCTCTGCCTAAGCTCAAAGTCCTTGCGAGCAGTGCG GTGTTCCACACCCCATTCATGAGGAAGATATGGACATGGATAGGACTGGTTGCTGCAATGAGGAAGAATTTCTACTCCTGCCTTGCAGCTGCTTACAGTTGCGTTGTAGTGCCTGGAGGCATACAGGAGATTCTTCATACAGATCATGATTCCGAG GTTGCTTTCCTTAATTCAAGAAAACGGTTTGTCAAGATAGATATGCATGTTGGCTgccctttagtccttgttgtctacTTCAGACAG AGCAAAGCTTACAGATGGTGGAGGCCAGGAGGCAAATTGTTTGTGAACATTGCTATAGCACCTAAATTTACTCCTATTATCTTCTGGGGAAGATATGG GACACCGATCGCTTTCTCGACACCTATGCATCTGGTTGTTGGTAGACCCATTGAGCTGAAGAAAAATCCTCTACCTACCATTGATGAG ATAAATGAAGTGCATGGACAATTCGTGGGCACCTTGCAAGAACTATTTGAGAAATACAATATGAAAGCCAGATATCCTAGCCTCCATCTAAGAGTCCTGTAA